A region of Limisphaera ngatamarikiensis DNA encodes the following proteins:
- a CDS encoding alpha-L-fucosidase — MKTILRPAGKFRRTRLLTVLLAGCALALHDLHAATARDYTRESPEAKARRMAWFEQARFGLFLHWGVYAVPAGEWQGNTNYGEWFLEETRMPVSQYERFADQFNPVQFDARAWVRWAKAAGMKYIVITSKHHDGFCLWDSAVTDWDIGRTPFGRAGRDPLKELADACREEGLRLCFYYSIMDWHHPDWGTRRPWNDRAQGTPDMDRYVAYMKAQLKELITRYGPLGILWFDGEWESPWTHERGVDLYNYVRSLQPDIIINNRVGKGRAGMQGMDSGRGVGDYGTPEQEIPATGFGPGVYWESCMTMNNHWGYNKHDQNWKSPETLIRNLVDCASKGGNYLLNIGPTAEGTFPEPAIQRLQAIGRWMERNGESIYGTRASPFETLPFGRCTQKPLRDGNTRLYLHVFERPADGRLLLPGLVNAPLKARFLADNTPLRATQTEDGVVVELPETLPDPAVTVVALDIRGRPRIVKPDPYADETPEQRNARMRWWREARFGMFIHWGVYAVPAGTYKGQQIPGIGEWIMNRAKIPVAEYRQFARSFNPIFYDPDAWVRLAKEAGMKYIIITSKHHDGFALFDSKASDWDVVDATPYGRDLLLPLAAACRKHGIKLGFYYSQAQDWVNGGSAAGGKWDPAQQRDMDDYIRNVAVPQVREILTRYGEFPAVLWWDTPVDMNRERADQLIRLLRLKPGIIHNNRLGGGYRGDTETPEQYIPATGYPDGRDFEVCMTMNDTWGYKSYDQNWKSTETLIRNLIDIASKGGNYLLNVGPTADGRIPEPSIQRLKEIGAWMKVNGEAIYGTRASPFGRLPWGRCTVKPQGRHTILYLHVFQWPTNGQLVVPGLKNPIQRAWLLADRAARLTVTQREQEQIITVPAVAPDPIATVVAVRVAGKPEVEPLPIYPEANGTLRLDALQANLHGSQIRYEPERNKRCIGFWTDASEWVDWDVQLDQPRRYRVVFETAAEADGARLILRAQNASLEVTVPRTGDYTRFQRTEAGMLDLPAGRHRIEVRPVPDRWRPVNLRSIQLRPAD, encoded by the coding sequence ATGAAAACCATCCTGCGTCCCGCTGGAAAATTTCGCCGTACCCGGCTTCTGACCGTCCTGCTCGCCGGATGTGCACTGGCCCTGCACGACCTCCATGCCGCGACTGCGCGCGACTACACCCGGGAATCACCCGAGGCCAAAGCCCGCCGCATGGCATGGTTCGAACAGGCCCGGTTCGGATTGTTCCTCCATTGGGGCGTGTACGCCGTACCGGCCGGCGAATGGCAGGGCAACACCAACTATGGCGAGTGGTTCCTCGAAGAAACCCGCATGCCGGTCTCCCAATACGAGCGCTTCGCCGACCAGTTCAACCCCGTGCAGTTCGATGCCCGCGCCTGGGTTCGATGGGCCAAGGCCGCCGGCATGAAATACATCGTGATCACCAGCAAACATCACGACGGTTTCTGCCTTTGGGACTCGGCGGTTACCGACTGGGACATCGGCCGCACACCTTTCGGACGGGCCGGCCGCGACCCGCTCAAAGAACTGGCCGACGCCTGCCGGGAAGAGGGACTCCGTCTGTGCTTCTACTACTCCATCATGGACTGGCACCATCCCGACTGGGGCACACGACGTCCGTGGAATGACCGCGCCCAGGGCACCCCGGACATGGACCGCTACGTGGCCTACATGAAAGCCCAGCTCAAGGAACTGATCACCCGTTACGGCCCACTGGGCATCCTCTGGTTCGACGGCGAATGGGAATCGCCCTGGACCCACGAACGTGGGGTGGACCTCTACAACTACGTCCGCAGCCTGCAACCCGACATCATCATCAACAACCGGGTCGGCAAGGGCCGCGCCGGCATGCAGGGCATGGACAGCGGCCGCGGCGTGGGCGATTACGGCACGCCCGAACAGGAAATCCCCGCCACCGGCTTCGGCCCCGGCGTCTATTGGGAATCCTGCATGACGATGAACAACCACTGGGGCTACAACAAACATGACCAGAACTGGAAAAGCCCCGAAACCCTCATCCGCAACCTCGTGGACTGTGCCAGCAAGGGCGGCAATTACCTCCTCAACATCGGCCCCACAGCCGAGGGAACCTTCCCCGAACCCGCCATCCAGCGTCTCCAAGCGATCGGCCGCTGGATGGAACGCAACGGAGAATCCATCTACGGCACCCGGGCCAGCCCGTTCGAAACCCTCCCCTTCGGGCGCTGCACCCAGAAGCCCCTCCGCGACGGTAACACCCGTCTGTACCTCCACGTGTTCGAGCGCCCGGCCGATGGCCGCCTCCTCCTCCCCGGCCTGGTCAACGCCCCTTTGAAAGCCCGATTCCTGGCCGACAACACACCGCTCCGGGCCACCCAAACCGAAGACGGCGTGGTGGTGGAACTGCCCGAAACCCTCCCCGACCCGGCGGTCACCGTCGTGGCACTCGACATCCGGGGCCGACCGCGCATCGTCAAACCCGACCCTTACGCCGACGAGACCCCGGAACAACGGAACGCCCGCATGCGTTGGTGGCGGGAAGCCCGCTTCGGCATGTTCATTCACTGGGGCGTCTACGCTGTACCCGCCGGCACTTACAAGGGCCAGCAAATCCCCGGCATCGGCGAGTGGATCATGAACCGCGCCAAAATCCCCGTCGCCGAATACCGCCAGTTCGCCCGGTCCTTCAATCCCATCTTCTACGACCCCGACGCCTGGGTCCGCCTCGCCAAGGAAGCCGGCATGAAATACATCATCATCACCAGCAAACACCACGACGGGTTCGCCCTGTTCGATTCCAAGGCCAGTGACTGGGACGTGGTCGACGCCACCCCCTACGGCCGGGACCTGCTGCTCCCCTTGGCCGCCGCCTGCCGCAAACACGGAATCAAACTCGGCTTCTACTACTCCCAGGCCCAGGACTGGGTCAACGGTGGCTCCGCCGCCGGTGGCAAATGGGACCCGGCCCAACAACGCGACATGGATGATTACATCCGCAACGTGGCCGTCCCCCAGGTCCGTGAAATCCTCACCCGTTACGGCGAGTTCCCGGCCGTCCTCTGGTGGGATACGCCCGTGGACATGAACCGCGAACGCGCCGACCAGCTCATTCGCCTCCTCCGCCTCAAACCGGGCATCATCCACAACAACCGGCTCGGCGGCGGATACCGCGGCGACACCGAAACCCCCGAGCAATACATCCCCGCCACCGGCTACCCGGATGGACGCGACTTCGAGGTCTGCATGACCATGAACGACACCTGGGGTTACAAGAGCTACGACCAAAACTGGAAAAGCACCGAAACCCTCATCCGTAACCTGATCGACATCGCCAGCAAGGGCGGCAATTACCTCCTCAACGTCGGCCCCACCGCCGACGGCCGAATCCCCGAGCCCAGCATCCAGCGCCTCAAGGAGATCGGTGCTTGGATGAAAGTCAACGGTGAGGCCATCTACGGCACACGGGCCAGCCCCTTCGGCCGACTGCCCTGGGGCCGATGCACCGTGAAACCCCAGGGCCGACACACCATTCTCTACCTCCACGTCTTCCAATGGCCCACCAATGGTCAGCTCGTTGTCCCCGGACTCAAAAACCCCATCCAGCGAGCCTGGCTCCTGGCCGACCGCGCCGCCCGCCTCACCGTCACCCAACGGGAACAAGAACAAATCATCACCGTGCCCGCAGTGGCTCCCGACCCCATCGCCACCGTCGTGGCCGTACGCGTCGCAGGCAAACCCGAGGTCGAGCCCCTCCCCATCTACCCCGAGGCCAACGGCACCCTCCGCCTCGACGCCCTCCAGGCCAACCTCCACGGCAGTCAGATCCGCTACGAACCCGAACGCAACAAACGTTGCATCGGTTTCTGGACCGACGCCTCCGAATGGGTGGATTGGGACGTGCAACTCGACCAACCCCGGCGCTATCGCGTCGTCTTCGAAACGGCCGCCGAAGCCGACGGCGCGCGTCTCATCCTGCGCGCCCAAAACGCCTCACTCGAGGTCACCGTTCCGCGCACCGGCGATTACACCCGGTTCCAACGCACCGAGGCCGGCATGCTCGACCTGCCCGCTGGCCGGCATCGCATCGAAGTCAGGCCGGTGCCGGACCGCTGGAGGCCCGTCAACCTTCGCTCCATTCAGTTGCGCCCCGCCGATTAG
- the murJ gene encoding murein biosynthesis integral membrane protein MurJ translates to MSQLLKSSGAMAVATLTSRILGMVREMVYARFMGDGWVAGAFQVAFTMPNLFRRLLGEGALTAAFIPIFKQKERSGDTRAMWQAANAVISGLIVAAAVIIALVLLGVSLALEIGAWEARVHLMLSLLRIMFPYMLPVCLTAVLMGMLNARGYFFIPAMGATMLNVVMIAFVLWVAPRWGHELHEQIYALAWGVLVAGLAQAAFQWPALHREGFRYQWVPPWRDPTVREVVRRMVPGAIGVAAFHINVMMVQMLGLWVDQPGAPVIAPYNYAVRLMELPQGVFGISVATYLLPTLSGLAASKDWQAFRHSLRHGIGHLLVVNTWAAVMLVVLAEPIIRLLFEGRRFGPDATLRAAWALQFLAPSLVAYSVVNVLARAFYALDDTFTPMRISIVCLTINLALSLLLVFPLRQAGFGLANTMTSALNAALLAYALRKKLRRLDWNELRRAALRLIGIALITAVITGLVWHWTRARWSPETLSVRIGQVFVPAVFGTLAYALLAWAARLPLATEMAALVQSFLSARANPGRMHR, encoded by the coding sequence ATGTCGCAGCTGCTGAAATCATCAGGCGCCATGGCCGTGGCCACGTTGACCAGCCGCATTCTCGGCATGGTCCGTGAGATGGTGTACGCGCGTTTCATGGGGGACGGATGGGTAGCCGGCGCGTTCCAGGTGGCCTTCACCATGCCCAATCTGTTCCGTCGGCTTCTGGGCGAAGGTGCCCTGACCGCGGCGTTCATCCCCATCTTCAAACAAAAGGAACGCAGCGGTGACACCCGGGCGATGTGGCAGGCGGCCAATGCCGTGATTTCCGGGCTGATCGTGGCGGCCGCGGTGATCATCGCCCTCGTGTTGCTGGGCGTGTCCCTGGCCCTTGAAATCGGCGCCTGGGAAGCACGAGTGCACCTGATGTTGTCGCTCTTGCGGATCATGTTCCCCTACATGCTGCCGGTGTGCCTTACCGCCGTGCTCATGGGCATGCTGAACGCCCGGGGGTATTTCTTCATTCCGGCCATGGGCGCCACCATGCTGAACGTGGTCATGATCGCCTTTGTGTTGTGGGTGGCCCCGCGTTGGGGTCATGAGCTGCACGAGCAGATTTATGCCCTTGCATGGGGCGTGCTCGTGGCCGGGTTGGCCCAGGCAGCCTTCCAATGGCCGGCACTGCATCGGGAGGGATTTCGATACCAGTGGGTGCCGCCCTGGCGTGATCCGACCGTGCGCGAGGTGGTGCGGCGCATGGTGCCCGGCGCCATCGGCGTGGCGGCCTTCCACATCAATGTCATGATGGTGCAGATGCTCGGATTGTGGGTGGACCAGCCCGGCGCGCCCGTGATCGCACCCTACAACTACGCCGTACGTCTGATGGAGTTACCCCAGGGCGTGTTCGGGATCTCCGTGGCCACCTATCTGCTGCCCACGCTGTCCGGCCTGGCTGCCTCCAAGGACTGGCAGGCGTTCCGCCATTCGCTGCGGCACGGCATCGGCCATCTCCTGGTGGTCAACACCTGGGCGGCAGTCATGCTGGTGGTGTTGGCCGAGCCGATCATCCGGCTGCTGTTCGAAGGGCGCCGCTTCGGGCCCGACGCCACCCTGCGCGCTGCGTGGGCCCTGCAGTTTCTCGCCCCCAGCCTGGTGGCGTATTCGGTTGTCAACGTCCTGGCCCGGGCCTTCTATGCCCTGGACGACACCTTCACACCGATGCGCATCAGCATCGTTTGTCTCACCATCAACCTGGCACTTTCCCTCCTGCTGGTGTTCCCCCTGCGGCAAGCCGGTTTTGGACTGGCCAACACCATGACCTCCGCGCTCAACGCGGCCCTGCTGGCCTACGCCCTGCGCAAAAAACTCCGCCGGTTGGATTGGAATGAGCTGCGCCGCGCGGCCCTGCGCCTCATCGGTATCGCCCTGATCACCGCGGTTATCACGGGGTTGGTCTGGCACTGGACCAGAGCCCGGTGGAGTCCCGAGACATTGTCCGTCCGCATCGGCCAGGTGTTCGTCCCGGCGGTTTTCGGCACTCTCGCGTACGCACTGCTGGCATGGGCGGCGCGCCTCCCCCTGGCCACCGAAATGGCCGCCCTGGTTCAATCCTTCTTATCCGCGCGAGCCAACCCCGGCCGCATGCACCGCTGA
- a CDS encoding MBL fold metallo-hydrolase, translating to MSSSRTIATCLAGCLLWGLRLAAAEAGTTLPGDRIPTPEGEWIVHPIQHATFVLGWQNHVIYVDPVGGANRFAALPRPDLVLITDIHGDHFSVETLQAVCTPATRLVAPPAVAERIPDSLRKATTILTNGASTQLMGLTIQAVPMYNLTPERLQYHPRGRGNGYLITAGSSRVYISGDTEDIPEMRSLRDIHIAFVCMNLPYTMSVEQAADAVRSFRPRIVYPYHYRGSDLERFRALVGQDSGVEIRLRDWYRP from the coding sequence ATGAGCTCCAGCAGAACGATTGCAACCTGCCTGGCCGGCTGCCTCCTTTGGGGACTTCGTCTGGCCGCCGCCGAAGCCGGCACCACACTTCCCGGTGACCGCATCCCCACCCCGGAGGGGGAGTGGATCGTACACCCCATCCAGCACGCGACCTTTGTCCTGGGTTGGCAGAACCACGTCATTTACGTGGACCCCGTCGGTGGCGCCAACCGGTTTGCCGCCCTGCCGCGGCCCGACCTGGTGCTCATCACCGATATCCATGGCGACCACTTCAGTGTGGAGACCCTCCAGGCCGTCTGCACCCCGGCCACACGGCTGGTCGCCCCGCCGGCCGTTGCGGAACGCATCCCCGACAGCCTCCGAAAAGCCACCACCATCCTCACCAACGGGGCAAGCACCCAGCTTATGGGGCTCACCATCCAAGCCGTGCCCATGTACAACCTCACCCCGGAACGTCTCCAGTATCATCCCAGGGGACGCGGCAACGGTTATCTGATCACGGCCGGTTCCAGCCGCGTCTATATCAGCGGCGACACCGAAGATATCCCCGAAATGCGGAGCCTCCGCGACATTCACATCGCTTTCGTCTGCATGAACCTGCCATACACCATGAGCGTGGAACAGGCCGCCGACGCCGTTCGATCGTTCCGACCCCGCATCGTTTACCCGTACCATTACCGGGGATCCGATTTGGAAAGGTTCCGCGCCCTCGTCGGTCAGGACTCCGGCGTGGAAATCCGCCTGCGGGACTGGTACCGGCCTTGA
- a CDS encoding 3-keto-disaccharide hydrolase codes for MKRTLLSIAVLTGALMIGHVRAAEVEEGFVPLMDGKTFNGWRKSAENPDSWTIEDGAFVAHGPRSHLFYEGDGRPFKNFHLKVEVMTEPGSNGGIYFHTRYQDRDWPRAGFESQVNCTHSDWIKTGSLYGIVNIGHAFSQDRKWWTQEIIVEGRTVTVKVDGIIVLQYVEPEGAQPGRPFERKLGEGTFALQAHDPNSVVRYRNIRVKRLD; via the coding sequence ATGAAACGAACCTTGCTCAGCATCGCAGTCCTCACCGGTGCGCTCATGATCGGGCACGTTCGCGCCGCCGAAGTCGAAGAGGGTTTTGTCCCGTTGATGGATGGCAAGACCTTCAATGGCTGGCGCAAATCGGCGGAGAATCCGGACAGCTGGACCATCGAGGACGGCGCCTTTGTCGCGCACGGACCACGGTCGCACCTTTTCTACGAGGGAGATGGCCGGCCCTTCAAGAACTTCCATCTAAAGGTCGAGGTCATGACCGAGCCGGGCTCCAACGGTGGCATTTACTTCCATACCCGTTACCAGGACCGTGACTGGCCGCGCGCCGGTTTCGAGTCCCAGGTCAATTGCACACACTCCGACTGGATCAAAACCGGCAGCCTGTACGGCATTGTCAACATCGGCCACGCCTTCTCCCAGGACCGGAAATGGTGGACCCAGGAAATCATTGTGGAGGGTCGGACCGTTACGGTGAAGGTCGATGGCATCATCGTGCTCCAATATGTGGAACCCGAGGGCGCCCAGCCGGGCCGGCCGTTCGAACGAAAACTCGGCGAAGGCACCTTCGCCCTCCAGGCCCACGACCCCAACAGTGTCGTGCGCTACCGCAACATCCGCGTCAAACGGCTCGACTGA
- the rplB gene encoding 50S ribosomal protein L2 yields the protein MPVKTFRPLTPSLRFMTVADFSDITKTRPEKKLVVTRKKTGGRNMYGRITARGIGGGHKQKIRLVDFKRDKHGVEATVVAIEYDPCRSARLALLQYADGEKRYILAPNGLKVGAKVMSGPDAPPEVGNSLPLKAIPIGMQIHNIELVPGRGGQLVRSAGAAATLMSRDGGYAQIRLPSGEIRLIHENCYATIGQVGNLDHNNVVLGKAGRSRHLGIRPITRGVARNPVDHPNGGGAGKAKSGGGWHQLTSPWGLLAKGGKTRDRHKPSNRFILVRRNGLPMKRK from the coding sequence ATGCCTGTAAAGACTTTTCGACCGCTGACGCCGTCGTTGCGGTTCATGACGGTCGCGGACTTCAGTGATATCACGAAGACGCGGCCGGAGAAGAAGCTGGTCGTCACGCGCAAGAAGACCGGCGGCCGCAACATGTATGGTCGGATCACCGCGCGCGGCATCGGTGGAGGACACAAACAGAAGATCCGCCTGGTGGATTTCAAGCGGGACAAGCACGGGGTCGAGGCCACCGTGGTGGCGATTGAGTACGACCCGTGTCGGTCGGCCCGGTTGGCGTTGCTACAATACGCCGACGGGGAAAAACGCTACATCCTTGCGCCCAACGGGCTGAAGGTGGGCGCCAAGGTGATGAGCGGCCCCGACGCGCCCCCGGAGGTGGGCAACAGCCTTCCCCTGAAGGCGATTCCGATCGGCATGCAGATCCACAACATCGAGTTGGTCCCGGGTCGCGGAGGGCAGTTGGTGCGTAGCGCCGGTGCGGCGGCCACGTTGATGTCGCGGGACGGCGGGTACGCCCAGATCCGGCTGCCCTCGGGTGAGATTCGCCTGATTCACGAGAACTGCTACGCCACGATCGGGCAGGTGGGGAACCTGGACCACAACAACGTGGTTTTGGGGAAGGCGGGTCGGAGTCGGCATTTGGGGATCCGGCCGATCACCCGTGGCGTGGCGCGGAACCCTGTGGACCATCCCAACGGTGGTGGCGCGGGCAAGGCCAAGTCGGGTGGCGGCTGGCATCAACTGACGTCGCCGTGGGGTTTGTTGGCCAAGGGTGGGAAGACCCGGGACCGGCACAAGCCGTCGAACCGGTTCATCCTGGTGCGCCGGAACGGGTTGCCAATGAAACGGAAATAA
- the rpsS gene encoding 30S ribosomal protein S19, with protein MGRSLKKGPFVDPSLMEKIQKARASGSRAPIRTWSRRSMITPDFVGLTFNVHNGKTFQPVFVTENMVGHRLGEFAPTRTFRKHGAHTAKAEK; from the coding sequence ATGGGTCGTTCGCTGAAAAAAGGTCCGTTTGTTGATCCGAGCCTGATGGAGAAGATCCAGAAGGCACGGGCCAGCGGGTCGCGTGCGCCGATTCGCACCTGGTCCCGCCGCTCGATGATCACCCCGGATTTTGTGGGGCTGACGTTCAACGTTCACAACGGGAAGACGTTTCAGCCGGTGTTTGTGACGGAGAACATGGTGGGGCACCGGCTGGGAGAATTTGCGCCCACGCGGACTTTCCGCAAGCACGGGGCGCACACGGCCAAGGCGGAGAAGTGA
- a CDS encoding large ribosomal subunit protein uL22 produces MEVYAVTRNVPMSAQKMREVVRQIQGLPAVEARALLSFIPRKGARYAELTLRSALANAEELARQGKMERVPPERWRVRLAVAETGVTYHRWIPKARGSAGPIRKRHCHVRIVLSTD; encoded by the coding sequence ATGGAAGTGTACGCCGTCACACGGAACGTGCCGATGTCGGCGCAAAAGATGCGGGAGGTGGTTCGGCAGATTCAGGGTCTTCCGGCGGTGGAGGCCCGGGCGCTGCTGAGCTTCATTCCGCGGAAGGGGGCCCGGTACGCCGAGTTGACGTTGCGCTCGGCCCTGGCCAACGCGGAGGAACTGGCCCGACAGGGCAAGATGGAGCGGGTGCCGCCGGAGCGTTGGCGGGTTCGTCTGGCCGTGGCGGAGACGGGCGTGACCTATCACCGGTGGATTCCGAAGGCGCGCGGGTCAGCGGGTCCGATCCGCAAACGGCACTGCCACGTTCGGATTGTGTTGAGCACGGACTAA
- the rpsC gene encoding 30S ribosomal protein S3: MGQKTNPIGFRLAVNKDWRSQWFANKRDFPKLVAEDFAIRQYLKKKLESASVSRILIERAANRCRVTIRTARPGVVIGRKGAEIDRIKEDLARMTGKEIYIHIDDNFKPEVEAQLIAESVALQLERRVSFRRAMKKAIQAARDCRDVKIEGIKIRCAGRLGGAELARVEHYHWGRVPLHTLRANIDYGFAEANTVYGRIGVKCWVCFGEGPAAANRGRTVPGATASVNGTKTNA, from the coding sequence ATGGGTCAGAAGACCAATCCCATCGGTTTTCGTCTGGCCGTCAACAAGGACTGGCGATCGCAGTGGTTCGCCAACAAACGGGATTTCCCGAAGTTGGTGGCCGAGGATTTCGCCATCCGCCAGTACCTGAAGAAGAAGCTGGAGTCGGCCTCGGTCTCCCGAATTTTGATTGAGCGGGCGGCCAATCGGTGCCGTGTGACGATCCGGACCGCGCGGCCCGGAGTGGTGATCGGGCGCAAGGGGGCGGAGATCGACCGGATCAAGGAGGATCTGGCCCGGATGACGGGCAAGGAGATCTACATCCACATCGACGACAATTTCAAACCGGAGGTGGAGGCCCAGCTGATTGCGGAGAGCGTGGCGCTGCAGCTGGAGCGCCGCGTGTCATTCCGGCGGGCCATGAAGAAGGCCATCCAGGCGGCGCGAGATTGTCGGGACGTGAAGATCGAGGGGATCAAGATTCGTTGCGCCGGCCGTCTGGGCGGTGCGGAGCTGGCCCGGGTGGAACATTACCACTGGGGCCGGGTGCCGCTGCACACGCTGCGGGCCAACATTGATTATGGGTTTGCCGAGGCCAACACCGTGTACGGCCGGATCGGTGTGAAGTGCTGGGTGTGTTTTGGCGAGGGCCCGGCGGCGGCCAACCGGGGTCGGACCGTGCCGGGTGCGACCGCGTCGGTGAACGGGACCAAAACCAACGCCTGA
- the rplP gene encoding 50S ribosomal protein L16, translated as MPLMPDRVKYRKMHRGSRAGIAYRGNTVAFGEYGLQALGRCWLDTKQIEAARVAITRHMKRHGKLWIRVFPQKSYTKKPLETRMGKGKGPVESWVAVVRPAQILFEVDGVPESVAREAMRLAASKLPIATRFVTRHAHG; from the coding sequence ATGCCGTTGATGCCGGACAGGGTGAAGTACCGAAAGATGCACCGGGGCAGCCGGGCGGGCATCGCCTACCGGGGCAACACGGTCGCTTTCGGTGAGTACGGTCTACAGGCGCTGGGGCGGTGCTGGCTGGACACCAAACAGATCGAGGCCGCCCGCGTGGCCATCACGCGGCACATGAAGCGGCACGGGAAGTTGTGGATCCGTGTGTTTCCGCAGAAATCCTACACAAAAAAGCCGCTGGAAACCCGCATGGGTAAGGGCAAGGGACCCGTGGAATCCTGGGTGGCGGTGGTCCGGCCGGCGCAGATTCTGTTTGAGGTGGACGGGGTGCCCGAGTCGGTGGCGCGCGAAGCGATGCGGTTGGCGGCGAGCAAGCTGCCGATTGCAACCCGGTTTGTAACGCGGCATGCCCACGGTTGA
- the rpmC gene encoding 50S ribosomal protein L29 has protein sequence MKRDEWRKVQEMTMPELQARLRELRQELFNLRLQKATAQLEKPSRLRLLRRDIARLETRLTQLRRQAK, from the coding sequence ATGAAGAGGGACGAGTGGCGCAAGGTGCAGGAAATGACGATGCCGGAACTGCAGGCCCGGCTGCGGGAACTGCGCCAGGAGCTTTTCAACCTGCGCCTGCAGAAGGCAACGGCGCAATTGGAGAAACCGTCGCGGCTGCGGTTGCTGCGCCGGGACATTGCGCGGCTGGAGACGCGATTGACGCAACTGCGACGGCAGGCGAAATGA
- the rpsQ gene encoding 30S ribosomal protein S17 — MTEVFMVETQPTPAVQRGHRKERVGEVVSARMMKTIVVRVERRFAHPRFRKVVKAYKKYYVHDEKGEARVGDRVRIVETRPLSKTKRWRLVEILERAET; from the coding sequence ATGACGGAGGTTTTTATGGTGGAGACGCAACCCACACCGGCGGTTCAGCGCGGTCATCGGAAGGAGCGCGTGGGCGAGGTGGTCTCCGCACGGATGATGAAGACGATTGTCGTCCGGGTGGAACGCCGATTTGCGCATCCGCGCTTTCGCAAGGTGGTCAAGGCGTACAAGAAGTACTACGTCCATGACGAAAAGGGCGAGGCGCGGGTGGGGGACCGGGTTCGGATTGTGGAGACCCGGCCGTTGTCGAAAACCAAGCGCTGGCGCCTGGTGGAGATTTTGGAACGGGCGGAGACCTGA
- the rplN gene encoding 50S ribosomal protein L14 has product MLQVRSHLEVADNTGAKLAWAIGVLGRNQRYARVGDVIKVHIKAAAPDGIVKKGDVCNAVVVRTRHPIRRSDGSYLRFDSNAVVLIDKDNNPRGTRIFGPVARELREKKFMKIISLAPEVI; this is encoded by the coding sequence ATGCTGCAGGTACGATCGCATCTGGAAGTGGCTGACAACACGGGAGCCAAGCTGGCGTGGGCCATCGGGGTCTTGGGGCGCAACCAGCGGTACGCCCGTGTGGGCGACGTGATCAAGGTGCACATCAAGGCCGCCGCCCCGGATGGCATCGTGAAGAAGGGGGACGTCTGTAACGCGGTGGTGGTGCGGACCCGGCATCCGATCCGGCGCAGTGACGGGTCGTATTTGCGGTTCGACAGCAACGCGGTGGTCTTGATCGACAAGGACAACAACCCGCGCGGCACGCGCATATTCGGGCCGGTGGCTCGTGAGCTTCGGGAAAAGAAGTTCATGAAGATCATCTCGCTGGCCCCGGAGGTGATTTGA
- the rplX gene encoding 50S ribosomal protein L24 has protein sequence MGGLHVKRGDEVVVIAGAHKGKRGRIIHVDPKRQRVLVEGVNLIKRHVRKSQRYPQGGIIEREGPIHVSNVMRVDVYEARRARKGAPAAS, from the coding sequence ATGGGTGGATTGCACGTCAAACGTGGCGACGAGGTGGTGGTGATCGCGGGGGCCCACAAGGGCAAGCGCGGCCGGATCATCCATGTCGACCCAAAGCGGCAGCGCGTGCTGGTCGAGGGGGTCAACCTGATCAAGCGGCACGTGCGCAAAAGCCAGAGATATCCCCAGGGGGGCATTATCGAGCGGGAGGGCCCCATTCACGTATCGAACGTGATGCGGGTGGACGTGTACGAGGCGCGGCGGGCGCGGAAGGGCGCGCCGGCCGCCTCGTGA
- the rplE gene encoding 50S ribosomal protein L5 has protein sequence MKPRLYQKYIEEVVPALREKYGYTNPHQIPRLVKIVVNMGVKAELEKTAVDDAARDLALITGRRPAINKARHSVANFKLRKGQPIGCRVTLRREVMYEFFDRLVSAALPRIRDFRGLSPRSFDGRGNYTFGIADQTIFPEIDLDKIKRHQGMDITFVTSARTDAEAYDLLRLLGLPFAAGR, from the coding sequence ATGAAACCGAGACTTTATCAGAAGTACATCGAGGAGGTCGTCCCCGCGTTGCGGGAAAAGTACGGCTACACCAACCCCCATCAGATTCCGCGGTTGGTGAAGATCGTGGTGAACATGGGGGTCAAGGCCGAGCTGGAAAAGACGGCGGTGGACGATGCGGCGCGGGATCTGGCGTTGATCACCGGGCGGAGACCGGCCATCAACAAGGCCCGGCACAGCGTGGCCAACTTCAAGCTTCGCAAGGGGCAGCCGATCGGTTGTCGGGTGACGCTGCGCCGGGAGGTGATGTACGAGTTTTTCGATCGTCTGGTGTCGGCGGCGCTGCCGCGCATCCGCGACTTCCGGGGATTGTCCCCGCGCAGCTTTGACGGACGCGGCAATTACACCTTTGGGATCGCGGATCAGACGATCTTTCCGGAGATCGACCTGGACAAGATCAAACGGCATCAGGGGATGGACATTACCTTTGTGACCTCGGCGCGGACGGATGCCGAGGCGTACGATTTGCTGCGGTTGTTGGGACTGCCATTTGCCGCCGGCCGGTAA